A DNA window from Nitrospira sp. contains the following coding sequences:
- a CDS encoding hypothetical protein (Evidence 4 : Unknown function but conserved in other organisms; MaGe:77307605) — translation MKNRLLRWVLNITVGLSVLGLELLAVPAGAVPSSAPKAAESSQGSSEYVILFVLEGFGQDSLKGGTMPVLSKLVKDGAATWSATGVNPALRLPTMASLVTGMPVEKHGITWNAFEFSRGYSRSPSMFDYLDLSGGRDSAIFYMDESLYQLARPEVYTDYQLCGALRPECRSEKIVSYIRQYFQKATSGHGYGHAILALPHLLVVHLPEAGRAGVAHGWNSKEYRQALQAVDAAMKSVLDMFKEHGLSNRTTVLVTALSSPGTDLSGEEATTAGTPMVPWIASGVGIKHGQVIHQPVSIIDTGATVMRILGLETHTEWESKAVEEIFQAAAVAPAAVSSKKQ, via the coding sequence ATGAAAAATCGTCTGCTCCGTTGGGTGTTAAATATTACTGTCGGTCTGTCAGTGTTGGGCCTTGAATTGCTTGCGGTACCGGCTGGCGCCGTCCCATCTTCGGCGCCCAAGGCGGCGGAGTCTTCACAGGGATCTTCCGAGTATGTGATTTTGTTTGTTCTCGAGGGGTTTGGCCAGGATTCTCTCAAGGGCGGGACCATGCCGGTCCTCAGCAAACTCGTTAAGGATGGGGCAGCTACCTGGTCTGCGACCGGCGTCAATCCAGCCCTGCGATTGCCGACGATGGCCTCGCTGGTGACGGGGATGCCGGTTGAAAAACATGGCATTACCTGGAATGCTTTTGAATTCAGCCGCGGGTATTCCCGTTCGCCCAGCATGTTCGACTATCTGGATTTGAGCGGCGGCCGCGACAGCGCGATCTTCTACATGGACGAATCGCTCTATCAATTGGCGCGGCCCGAGGTCTATACGGACTATCAATTATGCGGCGCCTTGCGTCCCGAGTGCCGGTCCGAGAAAATCGTGTCCTATATCCGGCAGTATTTCCAAAAAGCCACCAGCGGCCATGGCTATGGCCATGCGATTCTTGCCCTGCCCCACCTGTTAGTGGTTCATCTTCCTGAGGCGGGCCGGGCTGGCGTCGCGCATGGGTGGAATTCCAAGGAGTATCGCCAGGCCTTGCAGGCGGTGGATGCGGCAATGAAGTCCGTGCTGGACATGTTCAAAGAGCATGGGCTCTCAAACCGCACGACCGTTCTGGTCACGGCGCTTAGTAGCCCCGGTACGGATTTAAGCGGTGAAGAGGCGACCACGGCCGGCACGCCGATGGTGCCGTGGATTGCCTCCGGTGTGGGGATCAAGCATGGGCAGGTGATTCATCAGCCGGTCTCGATCATCGATACGGGTGCGACCGTCATGCGCATCCTGGGGCTTGAGACCCATACAGAGTGGGAAAGCAAAGCGGTTGAAGAAATTTTCCAGGCGGCGGCGGTCGCTCCGGCGGCAGTCTCGTCCAAGAAACAATAG
- a CDS encoding hypothetical protein (Evidence 4 : Unknown function but conserved in other organisms; MaGe:77307606) gives MMSRPGQQARPRTSPYRHRGLAFALLLVAALLQIPSLAEAEVRVVTAQGEYRMGDRDTREDAIRMATESAKRNALEQVATYLESITVVDGMDVTKDEIRTYSAGLVLVLDQHSNTTIDGDAIVVNVDLVAQIDTEEVGQAIAALRENEAARVQLAVLQQENEQLQQELDAANQALATATTPDQTQQASQQRQDILNRVQSNAMVSQAWTDWVIVSPVVYPYPWVGLAQTQALLNVARGLYPTSPHVIIAQQVITTRQPPAPPHPPSPPAVSSIPSHMPTHQIVPGPGSPGMPRTLNEITHTTPTGPPQIGNQPGSHHLTDVHQLNPLLPPSARPQLSPRAATRMQQFLQQNGRGALAPGAGSSGQPPVTQRLPPTINQIHPPMPQQVPRMPYQTAPRPPGGSSGGHHGGGGKGQGK, from the coding sequence ATGATGAGTCGGCCAGGACAACAGGCACGCCCTCGCACATCTCCCTATCGTCATCGCGGGCTCGCCTTCGCGCTGCTCCTTGTCGCCGCCTTGCTCCAGATCCCATCCCTTGCGGAAGCGGAAGTCCGTGTCGTGACCGCTCAAGGCGAGTATCGGATGGGCGACCGCGACACCCGCGAGGACGCAATTCGAATGGCGACGGAATCGGCCAAACGGAATGCGCTCGAACAGGTAGCGACCTACCTTGAAAGCATCACGGTTGTGGACGGCATGGATGTGACGAAGGATGAGATCCGGACCTACAGCGCCGGCTTAGTCCTCGTGCTGGACCAGCACAGCAATACCACCATCGACGGCGATGCCATCGTCGTCAACGTTGACCTCGTCGCCCAGATTGACACAGAAGAAGTCGGCCAGGCGATCGCCGCACTCCGGGAGAACGAAGCCGCGCGGGTACAGCTGGCGGTGTTGCAACAGGAGAACGAGCAGCTCCAGCAGGAACTTGACGCCGCCAACCAGGCCCTGGCCACCGCGACAACGCCCGATCAAACGCAGCAAGCGTCCCAGCAACGGCAGGACATTCTCAATCGTGTCCAATCGAATGCCATGGTCTCGCAAGCTTGGACCGACTGGGTGATTGTCTCGCCGGTCGTCTATCCCTATCCCTGGGTTGGCCTGGCGCAAACACAGGCGCTCTTGAATGTCGCGCGGGGCCTCTATCCAACCAGCCCCCATGTCATCATCGCCCAGCAAGTCATCACCACCAGGCAGCCGCCGGCGCCGCCTCACCCGCCCAGCCCGCCGGCCGTCAGCAGCATTCCCTCCCACATGCCGACGCATCAGATCGTTCCCGGCCCCGGATCTCCAGGCATGCCGCGCACGCTGAATGAAATCACCCATACCACCCCGACCGGACCGCCCCAAATCGGCAATCAGCCTGGATCGCACCACTTAACTGATGTCCATCAATTGAATCCGCTCCTGCCGCCATCGGCAAGGCCGCAGCTTTCCCCGCGCGCCGCTACGCGCATGCAACAATTCCTGCAACAGAACGGCAGAGGCGCCCTAGCGCCAGGCGCCGGATCCAGCGGCCAGCCGCCTGTCACCCAACGTCTGCCTCCGACCATCAACCAAATTCATCCTCCCATGCCTCAGCAAGTCCCGCGGATGCCCTATCAAACCGCCCCTCGTCCTCCTGGAGGAAGCAGTGGCGGCCACCATGGGGGCGGCGGCAAGGGACAAGGGAAATAA
- a CDS encoding conserved exported protein of unknown function (Evidence 4 : Unknown function but conserved in other organisms; MaGe:77307607), with amino-acid sequence MGRTISKQLATMGLGSLLLLSPLQASAGEPGEVRSRAERSFDQLKEQHTPHTSARPAEENSGAYPPDRYWVGNGQGDLAKGKTVCQRVSELSARTDLAKQIRVMVKEHMVDRVRERSGRETEQDIELTREELVQEYLLGVQIVDRHIDEANKICTATAVMLKSLAPSKQPTSLDSTSPASR; translated from the coding sequence ATGGGACGCACGATCAGCAAACAACTCGCCACAATGGGACTTGGAAGCCTACTCCTCCTCAGCCCTTTGCAGGCCAGTGCGGGCGAGCCGGGTGAAGTCAGAAGCCGAGCGGAACGATCGTTCGATCAGCTCAAAGAACAACACACCCCACACACATCGGCGAGACCGGCCGAAGAAAATTCCGGCGCCTATCCGCCTGATCGCTATTGGGTCGGCAACGGCCAAGGCGATTTAGCCAAGGGCAAGACTGTCTGCCAGCGCGTCTCTGAACTCTCAGCCCGTACCGATCTTGCCAAGCAGATCCGCGTCATGGTGAAGGAACATATGGTCGATCGCGTCCGCGAACGCAGCGGCCGCGAGACCGAACAAGATATTGAGCTCACGCGCGAAGAACTCGTTCAAGAATACCTGCTGGGCGTGCAAATCGTCGATCGCCATATCGACGAAGCAAACAAAATTTGTACCGCCACCGCCGTAATGCTCAAGAGCCTCGCGCCGTCGAAGCAACCAACCAGTCTCGACTCAACCTCTCCCGCATCCCGATAG
- a CDS encoding hypothetical protein (Evidence 4 : Unknown function but conserved in other organisms; MaGe:77307608), producing MPNENNFQHDELSRKSPGERLTTAELTGGALPESPAWFESMAQRGAALSQASVRAMVFLHGSLHGSDLFGMQRLDEAGGLKRGYSRGVSGVDALLAAMREGGNGIPALQGGLTPPFSNDDATRKMIDDQASEAGNFTNAYVALFQQAINKQLSQPIVCRRILWTSEHHHLGRAAAAVRLLHDLHRLCEAQKFGKEDRILVQAHGQAGLVLALTSNLLCPSPITKRPKLLGLLATYAEQQDQTDLTAAIQRIEPLLAGHSLLNGATLDIVTMGTPVRYGWDLSGIGRLLHIVNHRNLRTDGKTWLSKMELPQVTMEMPIAWGGDYAQTLAVAGSDAVPATDAAKAANKAVWEMVEPYDGFERWLECARRAVRFPSEGHCLLVDYKDCTNSTNVQEHYYGHAAYTRSNAMLFNTSEILRALYKDAGR from the coding sequence ATGCCGAACGAGAATAACTTCCAACACGACGAGCTTTCGCGGAAGAGCCCCGGCGAACGGCTGACAACCGCCGAACTGACCGGCGGCGCACTGCCGGAATCTCCGGCCTGGTTCGAGAGCATGGCCCAGCGCGGCGCGGCGCTCTCGCAAGCCAGCGTTCGCGCCATGGTGTTTCTGCATGGATCGCTCCATGGCAGCGACCTGTTTGGAATGCAGCGGCTGGACGAAGCCGGCGGGTTGAAGCGCGGCTATTCGCGCGGCGTCTCGGGTGTCGATGCGCTGCTCGCCGCCATGCGAGAAGGAGGCAATGGAATTCCAGCTCTTCAGGGAGGGCTCACACCCCCGTTCTCGAACGATGATGCCACCAGAAAGATGATCGACGATCAAGCGAGCGAGGCCGGCAACTTCACCAACGCCTACGTCGCACTCTTTCAGCAAGCCATCAACAAACAGCTCTCTCAACCGATTGTCTGCCGGCGCATCCTCTGGACCTCGGAGCACCATCACCTGGGTCGCGCCGCTGCCGCCGTCCGCCTGCTCCATGACCTGCACCGCCTCTGCGAGGCGCAGAAGTTTGGCAAGGAAGACCGAATCCTCGTGCAGGCCCACGGTCAGGCAGGGTTAGTTCTTGCCCTCACCTCGAATCTGCTCTGTCCCAGCCCCATTACGAAGCGGCCGAAACTCCTGGGCCTGCTGGCTACTTATGCAGAACAACAGGACCAGACAGACCTGACCGCCGCAATCCAACGCATCGAACCGCTGCTCGCCGGCCATTCGTTGCTGAATGGCGCAACCCTCGACATTGTCACGATGGGCACCCCCGTGCGCTACGGATGGGATCTCTCAGGAATAGGACGCCTGCTGCACATCGTGAATCATCGGAATCTCCGGACAGACGGCAAAACCTGGCTGTCAAAAATGGAGCTGCCGCAAGTCACGATGGAAATGCCCATTGCCTGGGGCGGAGACTATGCGCAAACACTGGCTGTGGCAGGAAGCGATGCGGTGCCAGCGACCGACGCGGCAAAAGCGGCCAACAAAGCGGTGTGGGAAATGGTCGAACCTTACGACGGCTTTGAACGCTGGCTCGAATGCGCCCGTCGCGCCGTGCGGTTTCCCAGCGAAGGACACTGCCTGCTGGTCGACTACAAAGACTGCACAAACTCCACAAACGTTCAGGAGCACTACTACGGTCACGCCGCCTATACCCGGTCGAACGCCATGCTCTTCAATACATCCGAGATTCTTCGAGCCCTGTACAAAGACGCCGGGCGTTAA